In Candidatus Binatia bacterium, the sequence GGCGCAGAGAATGCTGCTGTCGGGTGCGGAGCTCTGCAGCGGAGCGAAGCGGCGCGAGGTGGTCGCGGGCCGGGCCATGCTGAGTTTCCGCACCGTCAAAGAAGCAGGGCTGCGGACGGCCGCAGTTGCGATCGCGTTGAACGTCACCGCCCGAGCGGTGGCCCGCGTCCTTCCGCTCGGTGCCCGCCTTGCCGCGAAGCGCGACTGCAGTCTCGCCACGCTGCGTATTGACGTCGTGCCCAATTGCCGCCGCTTGCGGCGCCGTGCGGACCAACGGAAGAAGCTGACGAGGCGTGGCAAGCGCGCTGCGCTGCAAGTGCATGCCCAGCTTGTGGAGCCTGCGTCCGCGCGCGAAGCCGGGCGTCCCTGCCTGCACCACGAAGAGCGAGATGCCCGAGCGCGCGTTCTTCGGATCGGTATCCGTCTTGGCAGCGACGGCTGGCCGGTGCAGAAGCAGTGACTGACGTCAGCGCACAGGCGCGCGATCTGACGTCGGCACCGTACTGGGCGACACGTAGAACCCACCCCGAACGGCACGCGCGTACCCGCCGCTTGCCTTGTATTCGTACCGCACGGTTCCTTCGGTGAAGTCGACCACCCACGCATCCCACATATCGGTGGTCAGCCCCGACAAAGACCAATAGAAGGAATCGGGTGGCGCGAGGCTTTCCGCCGTGCAGCTGCACGAGGTCACGTTGCACCCCTCCGTGCAGGTGGAAGGGTTAAAGGCATGTTGATCCATGGCCGGGAAGGCGCTATCTCGGTCGAGAAGGGTCTGTAGCTGTTCCAGGCTCGGCAGGTCCCAGTCACTGTGCCCCGCGAAGGCCTCGCGGTTCAGGGTGGCCAAGAATTCCGTGAACACGGTCCCGTCCCAATACCCCCATTGCTCCGAGTCCTGCTGGCTCCAGGTGTAGCGATTGTCCTTATCGTGAATGCTCCCGTCGTTGCTCTTTTTCTCCCAGACCAACCCCGTCTTGGTGTCGCTGATCGTGCCGTTGTTGTTATCCACAAAGCGCGGGGAGATCGGCAGGCATCCATTCAGGGCGCTGTTCACCGAGGCGAGGATCTCGTCTATCGTCACCTTGTTGTCCGCGTTGAGGTCCCCCGGACACTTAACGCTCATAGCCTGGACGCTCCCCAAAGCCAGCACGGCGCAAATGCAACCCAAAGCCCCTACTGATTTCCATTTCCGCCAGCCGCCGCTGGTAGTCACTGTTAGCCGCATTGTCACCTCCTCCCTCTCTGCCACGCTGCCCGGAGACGCGTCCGCGGTGCAGGCAAGCAAGCTGCCAGAACCCACCCCGCACGGCACGTACGTCACCACTGCTCGCCTTGTATTCGTACCGCACGGTCCCTTCGATGAAGTCGACCACCCAAGCATCCCGGGTATCGGCGGTCCGCCCCCACCTCGGCGTCCGCTGCGCCGGCGCACACCGCTGTTGGCCTAGCGAGATCACCCGACTATGGGGCGCGATCTTGCCCACCCCTGCCATCAACAAGGGGCGTTAGCGTATCGTCCCTGTTGACTGTTGAGCGTTTTGTCCGATTTGTCTCTACGCCCCTGTTGTGACCCTCTCCGTTCGGATCGTACGTGCGACGCTGGCAGAGGTGGTTGGGGTGTGCAAAACGACAGGGCCTCGCCATCCGCTGGCTCTCAGTGAGCCTCAAGGGTGACACCGGGGTGATTATAGCGCCACGCGCCATGCTTTTCGGGATACCGGTAAATTCGAAATGACACCTGCACCCACTAATGACACCTGCACCCACTAGAGAGGGCGGGACACGGAACGCGGCCGAGGAGGGTCGCGCCCGAGAGCGGCGCTAGCAGGCCCCCCCCCATCTGCACCACCGGGACCCCGCTATCACAACTGAATAAGCCCGATCTTTGGGACACAAGTGTGGCGGTCTTCGATGAATGCACATTCAACAACGTGCATGCCTGCAACGATGACCCAACATTAATCGGGTCAGCCACACAAGCAGTGTCCAGCGTCACTGCCCCGGCTGATGGAGTGTTGGCGAGCAAGACCGCCATGCCGATGAGCCACACTCCCCCTGGCGCCGCCCTTGTTCGCGGGAATTTCATACCTAGTTCGTCCTCCCATCGTTCGGGCCCTTTCGGCCGGTTGGAGGGCTGGAAGGCACGCAGCCGAGAGACCGCCGGAGTCCCCACGTGTAGCCCTTGGTCGCTGTCCGCTACAAACAAGATATAGGGTGGTGACTTTCTCATTCCCGGAGTGCGGTGTCTGTGAGCCGTGTCGCTATAAAAGATGATTCCCGTCAGCCCGCGCCGACGCTGCCGGCCTCGTTTGACTGCCTATGACGACCTTCGTCATTCGTAGCGCCGGGGAAGCGGCTAGACCGGCGTCAACGCGGGTTCGCATATTGACCGAGCTGTTACCACGGGAACCGACAGCAGTAGTGGCCCCGGTGTTTTGTTAGCTACCGGCCGGTGGTTCACAGCTTGCCTCCCCCGCCGCCTCGCAACCTGGATTCTGCCCGGCTGTGCGCCGCCCGACGATCTGCCGTGCCCGAACCACGGATTTCTTGTCCTCTTGCCGGGCGCGGACGATCGATGACCTGAAAGTCTCGGTTCGTCTGCCCAAGGCGATTGGGATCCCGTGAGCTGCGGGAACGAAGACAGACCGGGATTGCGATTACGGCCGTCCTGAATGAGCCGGCGCTTTCCGCAGCGCTGCCTT encodes:
- a CDS encoding DUF1566 domain-containing protein, with translation MSVKCPGDLNADNKVTIDEILASVNSALNGCLPISPRFVDNNNGTISDTKTGLVWEKKSNDGSIHDKDNRYTWSQQDSEQWGYWDGTVFTEFLATLNREAFAGHSDWDLPSLEQLQTLLDRDSAFPAMDQHAFNPSTCTEGCNVTSCSCTAESLAPPDSFYWSLSGLTTDMWDAWVVDFTEGTVRYEYKASGGYARAVRGGFYVSPSTVPTSDRAPVR